Proteins encoded in a region of the Raphanus sativus cultivar WK10039 chromosome 8, ASM80110v3, whole genome shotgun sequence genome:
- the LOC108818983 gene encoding serine carboxypeptidase-like 45 gives MSPPSSLQCLTVYFALIFFLSSSTVLSHSDLVTRLPGQPLVGFQQYSGYVTVDEKKQRALFYYFAEAETEPTSKPLVLWLNGGPGCSSLGVGAFSENGPFRPKGSVLVKNQHSWNQEANMLYLETPVGVGFSYSTQSSSYESVNDKITAKDNLVFLQRWFLKFPHYLNRSLFITGESYAGHYVPQLAELMIQYNKKHHLFNLRGIAIGNPVLEFSTDFNSRAEYFWSHGLISDSTFKLFTSYCNYSRYVSEYYRGSMSSICSKVMSQVNTETSRFVDKYDVTLDVCISSVLSQSKVVSPNQVGESVDVCVEDETVNYLNRRDVQEALHARLVGVREWTVCSNVLDYQMLDVEKPTINIVGSLVQAGVPVLVYSGDQDSVIPLTGSRTLVSRLAKRLGLRTSVPYRVWFAGQQVGGWTQVYGNVLSFATVRGAAHEVPFSQPERSLVLFKAFLGGHPLPEEF, from the exons ATGtctcctccttcttctctccAATGCCTTACAGTCTACTTTGCCTTAATTTTCTTCCTCAGCTCCTCCACTGTTCTCTCCCATTCCGATCTGGTCACCCGTTTACCCGGTCAACCCCTGGTCGGATTCCAGCAATACTCAGGCTATGTCACCGTCGACGAAAAGAAACAGAGGGCTCTGTTTTACTACTTTGCCGAAGCTGAAACCGAACCTACCTCCAAGCCTCTTGTCCTCTGGCTCAATGGAG GACCCGGATGTTCATCTTTGGGTGTTGGTGCATTCTCAGAGAACGGACCATTTAGACCAAAAGGATCAGTTTTGGTCAAGAATCAGCATAGCTGGAACCAAG AGGCGAATATGTTGTATCTAGAGACACCTGTTGGAGTTGGATTCTCTTATTCAACTCAGAGCTCTTCGTACGAGAGTGTGAATGATAAGATCACTG CAAAAGACAACCTTGTGTTCTTGCAAAGATGGTTCCTCAAGTTCCCTCACTATCTCAATAGAAGTCTCTTCATCACTGGTGAAAGCTACGCTG GCCATTATGTTCCCCAGTTAGCTGAGCTAATGATTCAGTACAACAAGAAGCACCATTTGTTTAATCTAAGAGGAATTGCT aTTGGCAATCCTGTTCTTGAGTTTTCCACTGACTTCAACTCACGGGCTGAGTACTTCTGGTCTCACGGCTTGATATCAGATTCCACATTCAAACTCTTCACTTCTTACTGTAACTACTCACGCTACGTGAGTGAGTACTACAGAGGATCAATGTCTAGTATCTGCTCTAAAGTGATGAGCCAAGTTAACACCGAGACGAGTAGGTTTGTCGACAAATATGACGTTACACTCGATGTCTGCATTTCCTCTGTGCTCTCTCAATCCAAAGTAGTAAGCCCTAAC CAAGTGGGAGAATCAGTGGATGTCTGTGTGGAAGATGAGACGGTAAATTATCTAAACCGAAGAGATGTGCAGGAAGCTCTTCACGCTCGGCTCGTTGGAGTACGTGAATGGACAGTGTGCAGCAA TGTGCTTGATTACCAAATGCTTGATGTGGAAAAACCAACGATTAATATCGTAGGGAGCCTTGTTCAAGCTGGAGTTCCAGTTCTTGTCTACAG TGGAGATCAAGATTCTGTGATCCCTTTGACAGGAAGTAGAACCTTAGTGAGTAGACTGGCTAAAAGATTGGGACTGAGAACGAGTGTGCCTTATAGAGTCTGGTTTGCAGGACAACAg GTCGGTGGGTGGACGCAAGTCTATGGAAATGTATTGTCATTTGCAACGGTGAGAGGAGCTGCACATGAGGTCCCATTCTCACAGCCTGAGAGATCACTTGTGCTGTTCAAAGCGTTCTTGGGCGGTCATCCTCTTCCTGAAGAGTTTTGA